A window of the Paenibacillus woosongensis genome harbors these coding sequences:
- a CDS encoding DegT/DnrJ/EryC1/StrS family aminotransferase gives MEYIPFLKPKLVPKQYYQRYLDEIDESRIYTNNGPLNKRFEERILKEHFNHTGAVVTVSNATIGLLLAISQLKRQGKYALMPSFTFPATPLSAMWCGLEPYYIDIDPEHWCMDEHKLELALEKLGDEAAVVVPYATFGTQFDLAYYESLIRRGIPVVIDAASSFGTTTEEQDITSFRGAIVYSFHATKSFGIGEGGIVYSGDRELIQSIRRSTNFGFNEDRSSGQLGLNGKISEYTAAVGLATLDVFSEKIKIREKIGEWYKEALNDYKLLESGWKVQAIAGKIAYQFYPVLCPDDQENRYYVDKLQASAIQVRTYFSPPCHRHKMFNSHPRTSLAVTEDISRRILSLPVWEDIRQEQVDRIVRSLIHE, from the coding sequence ATGGAGTATATTCCGTTTCTAAAGCCGAAGTTGGTTCCCAAACAATACTATCAACGTTATTTGGACGAAATCGATGAATCAAGAATATATACGAACAATGGTCCTTTGAACAAAAGATTTGAAGAGCGTATTCTCAAGGAACACTTTAATCATACGGGGGCCGTCGTCACGGTCAGCAATGCGACAATAGGTCTACTATTGGCTATTTCCCAATTGAAGCGGCAAGGCAAATATGCTCTGATGCCCAGTTTTACCTTTCCAGCTACACCGCTGAGTGCGATGTGGTGCGGGCTGGAGCCTTATTATATCGACATCGACCCTGAACACTGGTGCATGGACGAACACAAGCTGGAACTTGCACTGGAGAAGCTCGGGGATGAGGCAGCCGTGGTGGTTCCTTACGCAACGTTTGGCACACAGTTTGATCTGGCTTACTATGAATCGTTGATCCGGCGCGGCATTCCCGTTGTTATTGATGCTGCTTCAAGTTTCGGTACGACCACGGAAGAGCAGGATATCACCAGTTTTAGAGGAGCTATCGTGTATAGCTTCCATGCTACGAAATCCTTTGGAATTGGCGAAGGAGGCATTGTATATAGCGGAGATCGCGAGTTAATTCAAAGTATACGACGCTCCACGAATTTTGGATTTAATGAGGATCGGTCGTCAGGGCAGTTGGGATTGAATGGCAAAATTTCTGAATATACGGCTGCCGTAGGACTGGCGACTTTAGATGTGTTCTCTGAGAAGATTAAAATTAGGGAGAAGATCGGAGAATGGTACAAGGAAGCGTTAAATGATTATAAATTATTAGAATCAGGCTGGAAGGTTCAAGCGATTGCAGGCAAAATCGCCTATCAATTTTATCCGGTATTATGTCCGGATGATCAAGAAAACAGGTATTACGTCGATAAATTGCAAGCATCGGCCATCCAGGTCAGAACTTATTTCTCACCGCCTTGTCACCGGCATAAAATGTTCAATTCCCATCCCCGTACATCGCTAGCGGTTACGGAGGACATCAGCCGGCGGATTCTTAGCTTGCCCGTCTGGGAAGATATAAGGCAGGAACAGGTTGATCGTATTGTCAGGAGCTTGATCCATGAGTAA
- a CDS encoding acetyltransferase produces the protein MSKPNLMIWGCGGMGREILALCEALGRHVIGFLDERIEMRGQFVDHVPVLGDIAHIAKYRNEAEIICSGVGDPALKRKFVYKTKEAGFRFAPALVHPSVNVPKNSRLGVNSILCAGSIVSINVQVGNFVIVNTNVTLAHDVSVSDYCTISPGVNVSGHVTVEEGVFIGTGSAIREKVSIGAWSMIGGGSFVANDVPPHVLYAGVPAVFKKTRTNL, from the coding sequence ATGAGTAAGCCCAATTTAATGATTTGGGGCTGTGGCGGCATGGGGCGGGAAATTCTCGCCCTGTGCGAGGCATTAGGCCGACACGTGATAGGCTTCCTTGATGAACGTATAGAAATGCGGGGACAATTCGTAGACCATGTTCCCGTGCTCGGAGATATAGCACATATCGCTAAATACAGAAATGAAGCGGAAATCATTTGTTCTGGAGTAGGCGACCCGGCCCTGAAGCGGAAATTCGTATACAAAACGAAGGAGGCTGGCTTTCGATTCGCCCCCGCGTTGGTTCATCCATCCGTGAACGTTCCTAAGAACAGCCGGCTGGGGGTCAATAGTATTCTTTGCGCAGGATCTATAGTAAGCATAAATGTCCAGGTCGGCAATTTCGTCATCGTCAATACGAATGTTACGCTGGCGCACGACGTTTCGGTTTCTGATTATTGTACGATATCGCCAGGAGTCAACGTTAGCGGCCATGTCACTGTAGAAGAAGGCGTTTTTATCGGCACAGGGTCAGCTATTCGCGAGAAGGTCAGCATTGGAGCTTGGTCCATGATCGGGGGCGGTTCTTTTGTTGCAAATGATGTCCCCCCTCATGTTCTTTATGCAGGAGTTCCGGCTGTATTCAAGAAGACAAGGACGAATCTTTAA
- a CDS encoding glycosyltransferase, whose product MRPKPRLAIIDTQFPWKLSGFRYWENVQMHVQRPDTLFFATEPYTDDFPAIVHPFSQFMDLAISEQITDVYCVFLNLVLSLLGACTLPDGTHMPGSNPHLDIRSFLIERQIRLHTTLYPGGGLVQDTRAEFLDIVASHCSTVFTNIEDVLLKMESSIYQPVVINTKWYHYAARSWAGPIQLVFCAFNYPRKGFPLLVQAYNLLNSDDFHLHLVGNWEDQLGCFINKRITFHGLLAPEQLKMLYQSCHVFINCSTSDHMALDGFPTTAAVDAMATGCLLVTTNPRNDQLILKEGIHYIQIDANEISLLYALYWIRDHIPKARQIAAKGAKTVKSVFDMKKIVKAKLTHIFAKR is encoded by the coding sequence ATGCGACCAAAGCCCCGCCTTGCCATCATTGATACCCAATTTCCTTGGAAGCTCAGCGGGTTTCGATATTGGGAAAATGTTCAGATGCATGTCCAGCGTCCGGATACCCTGTTTTTTGCCACTGAACCTTACACGGACGATTTCCCTGCGATCGTGCATCCCTTTTCTCAATTTATGGATTTAGCCATTTCTGAACAAATTACAGATGTCTATTGTGTTTTTTTGAATTTGGTCCTAAGTTTGCTGGGAGCATGCACCCTCCCCGATGGAACTCATATGCCGGGGTCAAATCCACATTTGGACATTCGGTCATTTTTGATCGAACGGCAGATTAGGCTGCATACGACGCTCTACCCCGGCGGAGGTCTCGTACAAGATACAAGAGCCGAATTTCTAGACATTGTTGCCAGTCATTGCTCCACCGTCTTCACGAATATTGAAGATGTTCTGTTAAAAATGGAATCGAGTATCTATCAACCTGTTGTCATTAATACAAAATGGTATCATTACGCTGCAAGATCATGGGCAGGTCCCATTCAGCTTGTTTTCTGCGCTTTTAATTATCCTAGAAAAGGATTTCCGCTGCTTGTGCAAGCTTATAATCTTCTTAACTCTGATGATTTCCATCTTCATCTTGTGGGCAATTGGGAGGATCAGCTTGGCTGCTTCATAAATAAACGCATTACCTTCCATGGATTACTTGCCCCCGAGCAATTAAAGATGCTATACCAAAGCTGCCATGTGTTCATCAATTGTAGTACTAGCGATCACATGGCTTTAGATGGTTTTCCCACGACGGCCGCTGTAGATGCCATGGCTACAGGATGTCTTCTGGTGACAACGAATCCGCGCAATGACCAGCTGATATTAAAAGAGGGAATTCATTATATCCAAATCGATGCTAACGAAATTTCTCTACTCTACGCTCTATACTGGATCAGGGATCATATTCCCAAAGCTAGGCAGATAGCGGCAAAAGGCGCAAAAACCGTCAAATCAGTTTTTGACATGAAGAAAATTGTCAAAGCCAAACTGACCCATATATTCGCTAAACGGTAA
- a CDS encoding glycosyltransferase produces the protein MDSHKICFIYCVSQQDVLQESLRHISALHIPDGFEIEIISISGAQSITSGYNRAMRKSDAKYKVYLHQDVYIIHENFLVDTIRIFQQHPHLGLMGVIGSAYIPPSGMWWEAAENYGQVYGSHSGKMELLAFNNGEAGRSYQPVAAVDGLLIMTQSDIPWREDLFQDWDFYDLSQCLEFARAGYEVGIPSQDTAWTVHDCGVADLSKYEENRIRFIQEYDQDMRKSFLFYYEKKLNEFAGAPSFKENAALSLIEKHSREYEVNIDPKKAIKKERWNTMSLNGEYQFSEVLEIVKKTEGYLMELEILGLLHLPLLVDHLDGEIVEIGTFKGKSAIALGLSSQYLTTRKRSIHIIDPFYHPALPVNYEHDFDENIRNAGLEPHIHKIKKPSQEAYDDCPTKIAALFVDGDHSYDGVVHDIVHYASRVVPGGIIAFHDYSYKDCPGYEWAELPGVTQAVDEMCAGDDYVYLCDYNSMRLVRKL, from the coding sequence ATGGACTCACATAAAATATGCTTCATTTATTGCGTCAGCCAACAAGATGTGTTGCAGGAATCACTTCGCCATATTTCGGCTCTCCACATCCCTGACGGATTCGAAATCGAAATTATTTCGATATCCGGGGCTCAAAGCATAACCTCCGGCTACAATAGAGCAATGCGTAAGTCCGATGCCAAATATAAAGTATATCTGCATCAGGATGTTTACATTATTCATGAAAATTTCCTAGTTGATACGATTCGTATTTTTCAACAGCATCCGCATCTCGGGCTTATGGGAGTAATCGGTTCAGCCTACATTCCGCCAAGCGGGATGTGGTGGGAAGCCGCAGAGAATTATGGCCAGGTATACGGAAGCCACTCTGGCAAGATGGAACTCCTTGCCTTCAACAATGGTGAAGCAGGCCGCTCTTACCAGCCTGTCGCTGCAGTCGATGGCTTGCTAATCATGACACAGTCGGATATTCCTTGGCGTGAGGATTTATTTCAGGATTGGGATTTCTATGACTTGTCACAATGCTTGGAATTTGCTAGAGCAGGTTATGAGGTTGGCATCCCTTCACAGGACACCGCATGGACAGTTCATGACTGCGGGGTGGCTGATTTGTCCAAATACGAGGAGAATCGCATACGGTTTATCCAAGAATATGATCAGGATATGCGCAAGAGTTTTTTGTTTTACTATGAGAAGAAATTAAATGAATTTGCTGGAGCACCATCCTTCAAAGAAAATGCGGCTTTGTCCTTAATTGAGAAGCATTCACGTGAATATGAGGTAAACATCGATCCCAAAAAAGCAATCAAAAAGGAGCGCTGGAATACAATGAGTTTGAATGGAGAATATCAGTTTTCCGAAGTGCTTGAAATCGTCAAGAAAACCGAAGGTTACTTAATGGAGCTCGAAATTCTAGGTCTTCTCCATTTGCCTTTGCTTGTAGATCATTTGGACGGGGAAATTGTTGAAATCGGCACCTTCAAAGGAAAGAGCGCAATAGCACTAGGCCTAAGCAGCCAATATCTAACCACGCGCAAACGTTCTATTCACATTATCGATCCCTTCTACCACCCTGCTCTACCTGTAAACTATGAACATGATTTTGACGAAAACATTCGAAATGCCGGGCTAGAACCTCATATTCACAAAATCAAAAAACCTAGCCAAGAGGCTTATGACGACTGCCCGACCAAGATCGCAGCGCTTTTCGTCGACGGAGATCACAGCTACGACGGGGTTGTTCACGATATTGTACACTATGCTTCTAGAGTTGTTCCCGGTGGGATTATCGCCTTCCACGACTACTCGTATAAAGACTGCCCTGGATACGAATGGGCTGAGCTTCCTGGGGTTACACAAGCGGTTGATGAAATGTGCGCAGGCGATGACTATGTTTATTTATGCGACTATAACAGCATGCGGCTTGTCCGCAAGCTATAG
- a CDS encoding cytochrome P450 family protein, with amino-acid sequence MQTNSSLSENLFTEAFTQNPFPTYEQMREKEPIMRMLFPDGRHGWIIAKYSDAVEVLKDPRFVKDTRNAGIEEDMIFINNNMLFSDPPDHKRLRGLVQKAFTPQLISGMRERVQQIADELLAEVEGQESIHLIDEYAFPLPIIVISEMLGVPNSDRDKFRVWSNALIERSGRVPDEDLRNLIMEFREYLADWFSKVRQQPGNDLISQLIIAEEQGDRLTEHELFNLVMLLIIAGHETTVNLIGNGMLALLQHPNQLRLLQSRPELIHTAIEEILRYNGPVEFSTGRWVKEDLEFKGVSMKRGESVIISLSSANRDPEQFNDPDLFDISREKSPHLAFGKGIHLCLGAPLARLEGEIAINTLLKRYPNIRLKVDVSELEWRPGMIVRGVKEIPLYLA; translated from the coding sequence ATGCAGACCAATTCGTCCTTAAGTGAAAATTTGTTTACTGAAGCATTCACGCAAAATCCGTTTCCGACCTATGAACAAATGAGAGAGAAAGAACCGATTATGCGTATGCTGTTTCCCGATGGGCGTCATGGCTGGATTATCGCCAAGTACAGCGATGCTGTTGAAGTTTTGAAGGACCCTCGTTTTGTGAAGGATACGAGGAATGCTGGGATTGAAGAAGATATGATCTTTATCAATAATAATATGTTGTTCTCCGATCCGCCGGATCATAAGAGATTGAGAGGATTGGTACAAAAAGCCTTTACGCCGCAGCTGATTTCCGGCATGAGGGAACGGGTTCAGCAAATCGCCGATGAACTGCTGGCGGAGGTAGAAGGCCAGGAGTCGATCCATCTGATCGATGAATATGCATTCCCACTGCCGATCATCGTAATCAGCGAAATGCTGGGCGTGCCGAATTCGGATCGAGATAAGTTTCGGGTCTGGTCGAATGCGCTTATCGAGCGCTCTGGACGGGTGCCTGATGAGGACTTGCGCAATTTAATCATGGAGTTCAGGGAGTATTTGGCGGACTGGTTTTCCAAAGTGAGACAACAGCCGGGCAATGATTTGATCAGTCAATTAATTATTGCGGAGGAACAAGGAGATCGGCTTACAGAACATGAGCTGTTTAATCTGGTTATGCTGCTTATCATCGCTGGTCACGAAACGACCGTCAATTTGATCGGCAATGGCATGCTTGCGCTGCTCCAGCATCCGAACCAGCTTCGTTTACTACAGAGCCGGCCCGAGTTGATTCATACGGCAATCGAAGAAATACTGCGGTACAATGGTCCCGTTGAATTCAGTACAGGCCGTTGGGTTAAGGAGGACCTTGAATTCAAGGGTGTATCTATGAAAAGAGGAGAATCAGTGATTATTTCCCTGAGCTCGGCAAACCGTGACCCGGAGCAGTTCAACGATCCCGATCTTTTTGATATTTCAAGGGAGAAGAGCCCGCATCTGGCCTTTGGCAAAGGCATCCATTTATGTCTCGGTGCGCCGCTCGCCCGGCTGGAAGGGGAAATTGCGATCAACACTCTGCTGAAGCGATATCCGAATATTCGGCTCAAAGTCGATGTAAGCGAGCTGGAATGGCGGCCGGGAATGATCGTCCGGGGAGTTAAGGAAATACCGTTATATTTGGCGTAA
- a CDS encoding proline--tRNA ligase, whose amino-acid sequence MKQSKLLLNTLRESPGEAEAASHQLLIRAGFIRQLASGIYTYLPLGRRVLRKIEQIVREEMDAADAQELLMPAMQPAELWKESGRYSLYGPELIRLQDRHDREFALGPTHEEVITTLVRSEINTYRKLPVILYQIQTKFRDERRPRFGLLRGREFLMKDAYSFDMDWEGLDRAYWSMFHAYERIFQRCGLNFRAVEADAGAIGGVGETHEFMALADIGEDTVVTCSFCDYAANLEQAESDRVTFGSNKSLSSDELKQETGLEAEKFYTPNIRTIEELIENLHIDPAEILKTVVFLADDRAVAVVVSGSDEINEVKVKNYLKAASLSIADPDAVMKLTGVTTGFIGPKDLSVPVLVDQSVVHMTKAIAGANEKDYHFRNVNVRRDIPLNYVGDFRNVKEGEHCPRCKEGTFKFYRGIEVGHVFKLGTKYSEHLGAAFLDAQGESKQMIMGCYGIGVSRLLSAVIEQHHDEDGMIWPISIAPMQVHIIPVSAKDEVQMGTAWQVYDRLMEHGAEVLLDDRDERPGVKFKDADLIGLPIRIVVGKGAADGLVEFMERSQREKELITLEEAVERVKGLL is encoded by the coding sequence ATGAAACAAAGCAAGTTATTGCTAAACACGCTGCGTGAATCACCAGGTGAAGCAGAGGCAGCGAGTCATCAGTTGCTGATTCGGGCTGGATTTATCCGGCAGCTGGCATCAGGCATCTATACTTATTTGCCCCTTGGAAGGCGCGTGCTTCGCAAAATCGAGCAAATCGTTCGCGAAGAAATGGACGCGGCGGACGCACAGGAACTGCTAATGCCGGCCATGCAGCCTGCAGAGTTGTGGAAGGAGTCGGGCCGATATTCTCTTTACGGGCCGGAACTGATTCGGCTGCAAGACCGGCACGACCGCGAATTTGCTCTCGGCCCGACCCATGAAGAGGTGATCACGACGCTTGTGCGCAGTGAAATTAATACTTATCGCAAGCTGCCGGTCATTTTGTATCAAATCCAGACGAAATTCCGAGACGAACGCCGACCTCGGTTTGGACTGCTGCGCGGCAGGGAATTTTTGATGAAGGATGCCTATTCCTTTGATATGGACTGGGAAGGGCTAGATAGAGCTTACTGGAGCATGTTCCATGCCTACGAACGGATATTTCAGCGCTGCGGTCTGAATTTCCGTGCGGTAGAAGCTGATGCAGGAGCAATCGGAGGCGTAGGGGAAACCCATGAATTCATGGCGCTGGCGGATATCGGCGAAGATACCGTAGTAACATGCAGTTTCTGTGATTATGCTGCGAATCTTGAACAAGCGGAGTCGGATAGAGTGACCTTCGGTAGCAATAAGTCGCTATCATCAGATGAGCTTAAGCAGGAAACCGGGCTCGAAGCCGAGAAATTCTATACGCCGAACATTCGCACGATTGAAGAGCTGATAGAGAATCTGCATATTGATCCTGCTGAAATTCTTAAAACCGTAGTCTTTCTCGCGGATGACCGAGCCGTGGCCGTCGTCGTTTCTGGAAGTGACGAAATTAACGAGGTCAAAGTAAAAAACTATTTGAAAGCAGCATCTTTATCCATCGCTGACCCGGATGCGGTCATGAAATTAACGGGAGTAACTACAGGATTTATCGGGCCAAAAGATCTGTCTGTTCCCGTATTGGTCGATCAATCCGTCGTCCATATGACAAAGGCCATTGCAGGGGCTAACGAAAAAGATTACCATTTCAGAAATGTGAATGTGAGGCGTGACATTCCGCTGAACTATGTCGGGGACTTTCGTAATGTGAAGGAAGGGGAGCACTGTCCGCGCTGCAAGGAAGGTACTTTCAAGTTTTACAGAGGAATCGAAGTCGGACATGTTTTCAAACTTGGCACGAAATACAGCGAGCATTTAGGCGCAGCTTTTCTGGATGCCCAAGGGGAGAGCAAGCAAATGATCATGGGCTGCTACGGCATCGGGGTCTCGCGTTTGCTCTCGGCTGTCATTGAACAGCACCATGATGAAGACGGAATGATCTGGCCTATAAGCATTGCGCCGATGCAGGTGCATATCATTCCGGTTTCAGCGAAAGACGAAGTGCAGATGGGTACTGCCTGGCAAGTATATGACCGTTTAATGGAGCATGGGGCTGAGGTTCTGCTCGATGATCGTGATGAGCGGCCGGGGGTAAAATTCAAAGACGCAGACTTGATTGGTTTGCCGATTCGCATCGTCGTTGGCAAAGGTGCTGCTGATGGTTTGGTTGAATTTATGGAACGGAGCCAGCGAGAGAAGGAATTGATCACTCTGGAGGAAGCCGTGGAACGCGTTAAGGGGCTCCTGTAA
- a CDS encoding YebC/PmpR family DNA-binding transcriptional regulator: protein MGRKWNNIKEKKASKDANTSRIYAKFGVEIYVAAKKGEPDPESNRALKVVLERAKTYNVPKAIIDRALDKAKGSSEETYEELRYEGFGPNGSMVIVDTLTNNVNRTAPEVRSAFNKNGGSMGVSGSVSYMFDATAVIGVADKTIDEVFEILMEADLDVRDIIEEEDNVIVYAEPDQFHAVQEAFRSAGINEFTVAELTMLAQNYVNLSDDAQAQFEKLIDALEDLEDVQQVYHNVELED from the coding sequence ATGGGTCGTAAATGGAATAATATTAAAGAGAAGAAAGCATCGAAGGATGCGAATACGAGTCGTATATATGCGAAATTCGGCGTCGAGATCTACGTAGCTGCCAAGAAAGGGGAGCCGGATCCTGAGTCGAACCGCGCATTGAAGGTCGTGCTTGAACGCGCCAAAACGTATAATGTGCCTAAGGCAATTATTGACCGTGCTTTGGACAAGGCTAAAGGCAGCTCGGAAGAAACCTATGAAGAGCTGCGTTATGAAGGATTTGGGCCAAACGGCTCGATGGTCATCGTAGACACCTTGACGAATAACGTAAACCGGACGGCGCCCGAAGTACGCTCGGCCTTCAATAAAAACGGCGGAAGCATGGGAGTAAGCGGCTCGGTATCCTATATGTTTGATGCTACGGCGGTCATTGGCGTAGCGGACAAAACGATCGATGAAGTTTTCGAGATTTTGATGGAAGCCGATTTGGACGTAAGAGATATTATTGAGGAAGAGGACAATGTGATCGTCTATGCAGAGCCGGATCAATTCCACGCGGTACAGGAGGCATTCCGCAGCGCGGGAATTAACGAGTTTACCGTGGCGGAGCTAACGATGCTCGCTCAGAACTATGTTAATCTTTCGGACGACGCGCAGGCGCAATTTGAGAAATTGATTGACGCGCTGGAGGACCTGGAAGACGTACAGCAGGTCTATCATAATGTGGAGCTCGAGGATTAA
- a CDS encoding TetR/AcrR family transcriptional regulator, which produces MSVTKQKILDSAMRFFLEKGYLATSIQNIADDCGVAKGSLYNFFSSKEDILIEILISQQDSMIQRKEQIQSDKSLSPREIFIRETECQCEFFLNNNYMMQEIKKISTPDGKVAPILFQMRASLLKSNIESLIRVFGEGIRSNVWDLVFIYNGIIREIIFLMVFENKPLNLREVAQFIYHCMEDMATNTQAASRPPLLKKEDMEAYMQSALQGESLCTRHRLPDLLNDLLTTIPELQITNFKKAELQEAAKLLQDALQAEQHKPVLIRSLIGFMEKEHGLRHILKQIEKLVFER; this is translated from the coding sequence TTGAGTGTAACCAAGCAAAAAATTTTGGATTCAGCCATGCGTTTCTTTTTGGAAAAAGGCTATCTTGCTACCTCAATCCAGAACATTGCTGATGACTGCGGCGTAGCGAAAGGCTCCCTGTATAATTTCTTCAGTTCGAAGGAAGACATCCTGATTGAAATATTAATTTCGCAGCAGGATAGCATGATTCAACGGAAGGAGCAGATCCAGAGCGACAAATCGCTCTCGCCGAGGGAGATTTTTATTCGCGAAACGGAATGCCAGTGCGAATTTTTCTTGAATAACAACTACATGATGCAGGAAATCAAGAAAATCTCGACACCTGACGGGAAGGTCGCTCCAATTCTATTTCAAATGAGAGCTAGCCTGCTCAAGAGCAATATCGAGAGCCTCATTCGCGTGTTCGGTGAAGGAATCCGCTCCAATGTCTGGGATCTTGTCTTCATTTATAACGGGATCATTCGCGAGATCATCTTCCTGATGGTATTCGAGAATAAACCACTCAATCTGCGCGAAGTCGCTCAGTTTATTTATCATTGCATGGAGGATATGGCTACGAATACGCAAGCTGCCAGCAGACCTCCGCTGCTGAAAAAGGAAGATATGGAAGCGTACATGCAATCTGCCCTGCAGGGAGAGTCTCTTTGTACCCGCCACAGACTGCCTGACCTGCTCAATGATCTTTTGACAACCATTCCGGAACTGCAGATTACCAATTTCAAAAAAGCCGAGCTGCAGGAAGCCGCGAAGCTGCTCCAGGACGCCCTGCAAGCGGAGCAGCACAAGCCCGTATTGATCCGCTCCTTGATTGGATTCATGGAGAAGGAACATGGCCTTCGTCATATCCTGAAGCAAATCGAGAAGCTCGTATTTGAACGATGA
- a CDS encoding MDR family MFS transporter, with protein MSKDAIHEPAEFSMKSLIAPLLAVILGMIMVILDSTVINVAIPNLQQYFATSLKAIQWTITGYTLALSAVIPLAGWMTDKYGAKKVFLITITLFTLGSVLCSLAQTSEQLVIFRVIQGLGGGMVAPIGMAMVFKLAPPDKRGAVMGMLGIPMLLAPAMGPILSGWLIKVASWHWIFLINLPIGIAAMIVGIKFLPKFESKKVPGLDILGMILAPIAFATLAFGVNEGGTDWSSPVTLTALLVGGTALIIFIIVELNKKEPLLELRVFGSSDFTRGVLLSWIVQIALFGAILMVPLYLQNVRGFTPLQSGFTTLAQALASMTMMPIGGRLFDKWGARPLAMTGLTLISTALFLLSQIKVDTAIIMVVVPLILMGAGMGMTMMPLNTHILNSAPRKLVNRVTPLTSATQQVVTSFAIAGLTGYLTSNITKHMTAPETAGDVMASSTLAFGDTFFLTACIAVAGLLLSILLRKPKNKSEDELSENESMPDAKAMISH; from the coding sequence ATGTCCAAAGACGCCATCCATGAACCGGCAGAGTTTTCTATGAAGTCGTTAATAGCTCCTCTGCTGGCGGTTATCCTGGGAATGATCATGGTTATTCTCGATAGTACAGTCATCAATGTGGCTATACCGAATTTGCAGCAATACTTCGCCACCTCGCTAAAGGCCATCCAATGGACGATAACGGGATATACCCTGGCGCTGTCCGCCGTTATTCCGCTTGCGGGCTGGATGACGGATAAGTACGGCGCAAAGAAGGTATTCTTGATTACGATTACCTTGTTTACACTGGGCTCTGTGCTGTGTTCCTTGGCTCAGACGTCCGAACAGCTCGTCATTTTCCGGGTTATTCAAGGGCTGGGCGGAGGCATGGTTGCTCCGATCGGCATGGCCATGGTGTTCAAGCTGGCTCCACCCGATAAGAGAGGGGCGGTCATGGGGATGCTGGGCATTCCGATGCTGCTTGCTCCAGCCATGGGACCCATTTTATCGGGCTGGTTAATTAAAGTCGCTTCATGGCATTGGATATTCCTGATCAATCTGCCGATCGGCATCGCTGCGATGATTGTCGGTATTAAATTCCTGCCTAAGTTCGAAAGCAAGAAGGTTCCCGGACTGGATATCCTGGGGATGATCCTGGCACCGATCGCGTTTGCGACGCTGGCATTTGGCGTAAATGAAGGGGGAACGGACTGGTCTTCCCCGGTTACGTTAACGGCACTTCTTGTCGGAGGCACTGCGCTCATTATTTTTATCATCGTAGAATTGAATAAGAAGGAACCGCTGCTCGAGCTGCGTGTCTTTGGATCTTCTGATTTCACCAGGGGCGTGCTTCTGTCCTGGATCGTGCAAATTGCGCTGTTCGGCGCGATTCTGATGGTGCCGCTCTATTTGCAGAACGTAAGGGGATTTACGCCGCTGCAGAGCGGGTTCACGACGCTGGCCCAGGCCTTGGCTTCCATGACGATGATGCCGATTGGAGGAAGATTGTTTGATAAATGGGGAGCACGACCGCTCGCCATGACCGGATTGACGCTGATCTCTACAGCGTTGTTCCTGCTCTCGCAAATCAAGGTGGACACCGCGATAATAATGGTTGTAGTGCCGCTCATTCTCATGGGGGCAGGGATGGGCATGACGATGATGCCGCTGAATACGCATATTCTAAATTCAGCGCCGCGCAAGCTCGTGAACCGGGTCACCCCGTTAACCTCGGCAACTCAGCAGGTGGTCACTTCCTTTGCTATCGCCGGATTGACCGGCTATTTAACTTCAAATATAACGAAGCATATGACGGCACCGGAGACAGCCGGAGATGTCATGGCGAGTTCTACATTGGCCTTTGGAGATACTTTTTTTCTGACGGCGTGTATTGCGGTTGCCGGGCTGCTGCTCAGCATCCTGCTGCGCAAGCCGAAGAACAAGTCAGAGGATGAGCTATCCGAGAACGAGTCGATGCCGGATGCCAAAGCCATGATTTCACATTAA